CTCTTCCCACAGTCGCTGGCAGATCGCGGCCGCGGGCAGACTACCTGACCGGCTTAACTTGATAGCTTGGATACGTGAAGATTGCTACCTGGAATGTGAATTCGCTCCGTGCCCGCGCCGACCGTGTAGAGGACTGGCTGCGCCGCACCGACGCCGACGTGCTGGCCATCCAAGAAACCAAATGCAAGGACGAGAACTTCCCCTGGGAGCTCTTTGAGAACAACGGCTACGAGGTGGCCCACTTTGGCTTCAGCCAGTGGAACGGCGTTGCCATCGCCTCCCGTGTGGGCCTCGAGGACGTGGAACGCACGTTCTCGGGACAGCCGGCCTTCGGCAAGGGCGGCAAGGATCCCGTTCAGGAAGCCCGAGCCATCGCCGCAACATGCAACGGCGTGCGCATCTGGAGCCTGTACGTCCCCAACGGCCGCGCCCTTGACGATGAACACATGCCCTACAAGCTCCAGTGGCTCGACGAGCTCAAGAATCAAGCCACCGGCTGGTTGGAAGCGGACCCCAACGCCCAGATCGCACTGACAGGCGACTGGAACATCGCCCCGCA
This genomic interval from Arthrobacter sp. PAMC 25486 contains the following:
- a CDS encoding exodeoxyribonuclease III → MKIATWNVNSLRARADRVEDWLRRTDADVLAIQETKCKDENFPWELFENNGYEVAHFGFSQWNGVAIASRVGLEDVERTFSGQPAFGKGGKDPVQEARAIAATCNGVRIWSLYVPNGRALDDEHMPYKLQWLDELKNQATGWLEADPNAQIALTGDWNIAPQDDDVWDIDFFRTQGLTHVSEPERAAFSAFEAAGYVDVVRPLHPGPGVYTYWDYTQLRFPKKEGMRIDFVLASPALAARVSAAEIDREERKGKGASDHAPVIVELG